The following proteins are co-located in the Sphingobacteriia bacterium genome:
- a CDS encoding flavodoxin family protein, with protein sequence MPKVCIVYHSGFGHTEFVAKAVARGVEQTGIQGQLIKISAEGKIQENEWQDLENAQGIIFGTPTYMGGASAQFKIFADSSSKAWFNRKWVDKLAGGFTNSGSLSGDKLTTLQYLSVFASQHGMLWISNHLLTEGKNDNNLNRMGSWLGVMAQSDNAPASETNPPQGDIRTAEEYGKRVAEAVKRWNK encoded by the coding sequence ATGCCTAAAGTCTGTATCGTATACCACAGTGGATTTGGTCATACTGAATTTGTAGCAAAGGCAGTTGCTAGAGGGGTGGAGCAAACTGGAATTCAAGGTCAATTAATAAAAATTTCTGCCGAAGGCAAAATTCAAGAAAATGAATGGCAAGATTTAGAAAATGCTCAAGGAATAATATTTGGTACTCCAACTTATATGGGTGGTGCCTCAGCGCAATTTAAGATATTTGCAGATAGTTCTTCAAAAGCATGGTTTAACCGTAAATGGGTGGATAAGCTTGCAGGAGGTTTTACAAATTCAGGATCTTTAAGCGGGGATAAGCTTACAACTCTTCAGTATCTTTCGGTATTTGCTTCCCAACACGGTATGCTTTGGATAAGTAATCATTTATTAACTGAAGGAAAAAATGATAATAACTTAAATAGAATGGGTAGTTGGCTTGGAGTTATGGCTCAATCAGATAATGCGCCTGCTTCAGAAACTAATCCTCCGCAAGGTGACATAAGAACA
- a CDS encoding SDR family NAD(P)-dependent oxidoreductase, which produces MKNQLKFLYLILAIINSNISLADNVLITGGNKGIGLALVKEYLAKGHKVYTTYRSTKSSKELLSLKHALLTTMNVDHTKEGSEKRVLKVIKDTPIDVIIHNDSIYSWKANKTPDLDTKEWLESFHINAIAPIKLTLALQDNLSKSQVKKVVAISSNRASNSLNIIDKYEGRYAYRTSKAALNSGMIALAQDLNKYNIEVLMLHPGKVTTGMTNFAGANPSESAKNIIAVIEKSTLKDSGRFINVEDGKDLPW; this is translated from the coding sequence ATGAAAAATCAATTAAAGTTTTTATATTTAATATTAGCAATAATAAATTCTAACATTTCTTTAGCTGACAATGTTCTTATTACTGGTGGAAATAAAGGGATTGGTTTGGCTCTAGTAAAAGAGTATTTGGCTAAAGGCCATAAAGTTTATACTACCTACCGGTCAACTAAAAGCTCTAAAGAACTCTTAAGCTTAAAACATGCTTTACTTACAACAATGAACGTAGATCATACTAAGGAAGGTTCAGAGAAAAGGGTATTAAAAGTTATTAAAGATACTCCTATCGATGTAATTATACATAATGATAGCATTTATTCATGGAAAGCAAATAAAACCCCAGACTTGGATACAAAAGAATGGTTAGAATCATTCCATATTAATGCAATTGCACCAATAAAATTAACATTAGCTTTGCAAGATAATTTAAGTAAAAGCCAAGTAAAAAAGGTAGTTGCAATATCAAGTAATAGAGCTAGCAATTCTTTAAATATAATTGACAAATATGAAGGGAGATACGCTTATAGAACTTCAAAAGCCGCTTTAAATTCAGGAATGATTGCTCTGGCTCAAGATTTAAATAAATATAATATAGAAGTTTTAATGCTGCACCCTGGTAAAGTTACTACAGGTATGACAAATTTTGCTGGTGCAAATCCGAGTGAAAGTGCAAAAAATATTATAGCTGTAATTGAAAAGTCCACATTAAAAGATAGTGGTAGATTCATAAATGTTGAAGATGGGAAAGATTTACCATGGTAG